The genomic region AAATGCTTCGATTTTTGCTACGGATCTTCCCGAGTTTCAACTCAAAGATCAAAGAGGAAAAATTCTCAGCTCAAAAACTCTAAAAGGAAAAACCGTTTTTCTTTTGGGATGTTCTTATCGGGACGTCGTTCTTTGCAGAAAACACGGACGCAAGATTTATTGGAGAATGCAGAATCTCATCGACGAGTCTAAAGATTTTGTGGAGTTTATCGCCTTTTTAGATCTCAGAAACGCGCCGGGAGAAGTCCAATCCTATATCGATGAAAATCGATCTAAAAATTACGAATCGATTTTTTTAGATACAAAAGGCGTTTTATCTACCGGAATTCGGTCGAATTTTTCTTGGTTAAGAATTTTTTCTGGGAACAAGAAATTACTTTTTGAATCTTATTATACGGAAGTGGACGATCGGACTGTAGACACTCTTTATGAAATCGTACGAAAACAAAGGAAATAAAAGCCGCGTTCTATTTTGCGTTTCGATTTGTTTTTTCCTTTTTCACTGCGTACAAAAAAAACCGCAACAAGCGGCCTATTGGAAAGAATATCTTTCCTATCAAAAAAACATAACCAACGAATATCCCGTCGGCGGCGTTCGAAACGCGTTATTCGGAAATCTTACCTCCGCCGACGAATCTCTTTTACAAGAGAAAGACGGGATTCTTTCGATCAATTTTTATCTTCAGAAAACGAATCACGGATTTCGAAACGTTCTTACCACCGAGAAAATTCCGGACAACGTTCCCTATCAAATTCATGCGGATTATTTTCCTTCGTTGTATAAGGATCAAAAAACGTATCGAATGAAACGGAAAACGATTTCGATTCTTCCCTATTACAGTTATCTCGATTTTTTTCAACACGTGGATCGACTTCAGAATTTTTTACGTTCGAGTTCGACCGATTCGAACAAGTTCGCTTCGGTCTCGAGCGCACATCGTTATCTATGTACCGTATCTCATTGCGATTCGGGGAGAATGGAAAATTCTTCCTGGCTTTTATACGAACTCGACGACTCGACGGAAGCGGCCTTTCCGCAGTTTTATAAACGGTTTCATAAACTCTTAAATCAAGTCGCGTATCGAATCACCGTTTTTAAGTCCGGAGAATTCTTAAACGGAATCGAACTTTATAACGATGGAACCAAGACGTATTTGAAGATGCCCCATGTTCCCGCGGGATATTGGAGCAAGCCGGAAACTTTACATGTTCGTGTTTCCGCCTTCGTCCAGGTTTACGGACTCAAAATTGATATTAGAAGTTTAGGATATAGATTGAGGTTTCATTCTTCCAAAAACTACGAAAAAGTTACGGGAGAATTTTCCAAACTTCCGGAAAAGAAAATCAGCGGACGTTTTCTTCAGATCTTTCCACCCGGAATGGTCAACTGGTTTATACCGGGCGACATGGACGAATATTTCGATCAGCTCTTTCTTCTTCTTGTGGAAGGAAGCGACGGGAACGGAGGAAACATATTCGAATCCGAGTCCTTCCGAAACGGGGACAAGATGAAGGTGATTCTAAAATCTCAAGCTGAAATTTTTAGAAATCGTTTTGCACCTTTCCGTTCTTCGAATGAAAAAGACGACGATCCTTCCTTCTGGGACTTTCTTCAGAAAATTCTAATGGAAGACCTTACTTAAAGTGCACTTGAAGTTTGTCCTCAAGAAGTGTATTTTATTTTCTCTTAAAAATTAGAATCTTTCTAAAGTGCTTGACTGAGAGTATAATTTCCAGGATTTATTTTTAGTTCTGGCGCTCGATATTTCTGGAGCGCACAAAATTATAATTCAATCGATGAATTGGAGGTATTATGGAAGGAATCGCTCTTTTTACAAGCCAAGGCTTGTATTTTATCTTTAAGTGGATCCATTTCCTCGCGGGAGTAGCTTGGATCGGACTTCTTTGGTACATTAACTTCGTACAAGGTTCTTTCTTCGCTGAAACCGACGCTGATACAAAGAAAAAAGCGACTCAGCAATTGGTTCCAAGAGTTCTTTGGTGGTTCCGTTGGGGCGCGATGTTTACATTCTTGAGCGGTTGGGCGATGATCGTCTACGCGATCGTAAACGGAACGACTCTCTCAACCGGTCAATGGCTCGCGGTGATTCTCGGCGGCGGCTTACTCGGATCTTTGATGTGGTTCAACGTATGGTTCGTGATTTGGCCCGCTCAAAAAGTTGTGATCGCGGCCGCTAAAGGCGAAACCGCGGAGAACCCCGCTCCCCGCGCCGCAAGAGGTCTTCTTGCTTCCAGAACGAACACGCTTCTTTCGATTCCTATGTTGTTCTTGATGGGGGCAGCAAGAAATCTTCCGATTTCTTTCGACGTAACAAGTGCGGAAGCACATACGTTCTTAGGCGTAATTCTTGCGATCATCGTTTTGGTTGAAACCAACGCGTTAACCGCAACACCTGAAAGCGCGACTTTCAAACCGATCAAAACCGTGAAAGGTGTGATTACATCCGGGTTTGTTCTTTCATTGATTATCTACATTCTTCTCGAGGTTCTGCTTTAAGTCGATGAGGATCATTGAAAATCGAGGCGGGTTCTCCCGCCTCTTACTCGTTTGTTTTTCCTTAATTCTCTGTTTTGCAAACTGCAAAGAAGAAGAGAATCTTTCACCCGAACAAAAGCTGATTTCCCAAGGAAAGGGTTTGTATGTTACGAACTGTTCCGCGTGTCATAACCAAAATCCCGCCGTTGACGGGGCGGTTGGTCCTGCGGTAAAGGGTTCTAACTTCGAGTTATTGAAGGCGAGAATCGTAAGCGGCACATATCCTCCGGGTTATACGCCGAAACGCACAAGCCAGATTATGACCAGACTTCCTTTGAACGATGATCAGATTCGCGGTATCGAAGCGTTTTTGAACGCTCCCTGATTCAAAAAAAGAATATTAGAAGTATTTAACGTATTTCTAATATTCTTAATTTCTTCCGATCGAATCCCGAACGTTTCTCATAATGTCTACGATCTGAGAATGAACTTTTCCGTTCGATACGACCACTTCCGAGTTTCCGGAAAGAAAACGTTTTCCGTTAAAGTCAGTTACTTTTCCGCCCGCTTCGGTGAGAATTACGGAACTCGCCGCGGTGTCCCAGAGTTTCACGCCCTTCTCCCAAATTCCGTCGAGTAAACCTTCCGCCACCCAACAAGTATCGAGAACGAAAGAGCCGGTTCTTCTCATAGATCGGCCGCAACTGATAAACGCGGTGATGTCGGAGATGACTTCGTTTAATATTTCTTTTCTGTTCGTTGGAAAACTCGGAACGAGCATCGCGCGTGCGAGAGATTCCGTGTTGGAAACATCGATTCTCAGTCCGTTTTTAAAAGCGCCTTGAGAAAGAATGGCGGAATATTTCGTGTTTAAACCTGGAACGAAAACGACTCCGGCTACCGGCGATTCCCTGTGTTCAAGTCCGATCGCGACGCAATAAAGTGGAATTCCTCGAACGAAGTTCATGGAACCGTCGATCGGATCCAAAACCCAACGAAAAGAATTATTTCCTTCGTGTCTATAGTTGTCTTCGGAAAGAATGGAATCGGATGGAAAATTTTGTCTGAGATATTCGACGATGAACTTTCCCATCATCTCGTCGGCCTTATGAATTTGATCCTTCTCTTCGGCTTCGGTGGAAAAGGCGAAAGATTTCAAATCTTTCTGAAGTTTCAAAGCGGACTCGATAAAAATACCGGAGACGGATTGAACGGATTTGATCCTGCGTTTGACTTCCTCTAAAGGAAAATCAATGGGAGGGGCAAGTGGTTGGTCCATGGGCTTCTCTTCAAAAAAGATTACTTTCGTTTTAGGATTTTCCAGAGCATATTACCGGAGGGAGTTACGTCCCTTTCCGTTCCGAAAGAACGAAGCCAGTCGTGCAAAGGTTCCTGTTTTATCGAATCTATAGTCATGCTTTCCGGCGACAATAAAAGATCAATCAAATGCCGGAAGCTCTCGAATTGCTCGAAAATTCTTTCTTGAGAACTTTCCAAAAATCGAGAGCTGATCGTATGAAGTTCCACGTCGATCGGTTCGAAAACCTTGCCCGGCTTCCAGATCTCTTTGTCTATGTTCAGCAAAGAATGAATCGTGGAGATCTGTTTGGAGTAATCCACGTCGTCGAAAAGCTCCGAGTATGTGTGTTGGATTTTGTTAAACGAAGGAACGGTGTCCACGTCGACCATGAATTCTGTCTCTTTATACTTTCGAGTCACGAAGTCTACTACGACTCCGTTCTTCTCTTCGAAGGATTCCAAGGGAAGAATTCTCGCCGAAAAATAAATTCTTTTCGTTCGAACCGAAGCGGTTTTTCCCTGCATCGGTTGTTTGACGATCATTGGAGTCGGCGCACCGCCCAGATACGAAAGAATAAAACTTACGACAAAAACGAATTTCTTTTCCTCGTCGTGTTCGCCGTTTTTGGAAGGAAGTTCCTTCACTAAAAAAAGTTGGTTGGAATTCTTTTTGGGTTTTGCGATGGGAAGAACGTGACATCCGCCGATCAACTCGGGAATCAATTGTTCCGCTTGTAGTAAAAATTCTTTGGCGGCTGAAAAGTCCACTCCGTAAACCGAAGTCGAAGGAAGAATAAAACTGTCTTCGAACTGAAGAAACGGAGTATGAAGATTGTCCACGAAAATATCGTGAGAACGGTTTTGTCC from Leptospira kmetyi serovar Malaysia str. Bejo-Iso9 harbors:
- a CDS encoding c-type cytochrome — encoded protein: MRIIENRGGFSRLLLVCFSLILCFANCKEEENLSPEQKLISQGKGLYVTNCSACHNQNPAVDGAVGPAVKGSNFELLKARIVSGTYPPGYTPKRTSQIMTRLPLNDDQIRGIEAFLNAP
- a CDS encoding LIC_10030 family protein, which produces MELNQIEELNRILLSASGQNRSHDIFVDNLHTPFLQFEDSFILPSTSVYGVDFSAAKEFLLQAEQLIPELIGGCHVLPIAKPKKNSNQLFLVKELPSKNGEHDEEKKFVFVVSFILSYLGGAPTPMIVKQPMQGKTASVRTKRIYFSARILPLESFEEKNGVVVDFVTRKYKETEFMVDVDTVPSFNKIQHTYSELFDDVDYSKQISTIHSLLNIDKEIWKPGKVFEPIDVELHTISSRFLESSQERIFEQFESFRHLIDLLLSPESMTIDSIKQEPLHDWLRSFGTERDVTPSGNMLWKILKRK
- a CDS encoding LIC10025 family lipoprotein, whose product is MKSYENKGNKSRVLFCVSICFFLFHCVQKKPQQAAYWKEYLSYQKNITNEYPVGGVRNALFGNLTSADESLLQEKDGILSINFYLQKTNHGFRNVLTTEKIPDNVPYQIHADYFPSLYKDQKTYRMKRKTISILPYYSYLDFFQHVDRLQNFLRSSSTDSNKFASVSSAHRYLCTVSHCDSGRMENSSWLLYELDDSTEAAFPQFYKRFHKLLNQVAYRITVFKSGEFLNGIELYNDGTKTYLKMPHVPAGYWSKPETLHVRVSAFVQVYGLKIDIRSLGYRLRFHSSKNYEKVTGEFSKLPEKKISGRFLQIFPPGMVNWFIPGDMDEYFDQLFLLLVEGSDGNGGNIFESESFRNGDKMKVILKSQAEIFRNRFAPFRSSNEKDDDPSFWDFLQKILMEDLT
- a CDS encoding urate hydroxylase PuuD, producing MEGIALFTSQGLYFIFKWIHFLAGVAWIGLLWYINFVQGSFFAETDADTKKKATQQLVPRVLWWFRWGAMFTFLSGWAMIVYAIVNGTTLSTGQWLAVILGGGLLGSLMWFNVWFVIWPAQKVVIAAAKGETAENPAPRAARGLLASRTNTLLSIPMLFLMGAARNLPISFDVTSAEAHTFLGVILAIIVLVETNALTATPESATFKPIKTVKGVITSGFVLSLIIYILLEVLL
- a CDS encoding inositol monophosphatase family protein: MDQPLAPPIDFPLEEVKRRIKSVQSVSGIFIESALKLQKDLKSFAFSTEAEEKDQIHKADEMMGKFIVEYLRQNFPSDSILSEDNYRHEGNNSFRWVLDPIDGSMNFVRGIPLYCVAIGLEHRESPVAGVVFVPGLNTKYSAILSQGAFKNGLRIDVSNTESLARAMLVPSFPTNRKEILNEVISDITAFISCGRSMRRTGSFVLDTCWVAEGLLDGIWEKGVKLWDTAASSVILTEAGGKVTDFNGKRFLSGNSEVVVSNGKVHSQIVDIMRNVRDSIGRN